The following DNA comes from Mya arenaria isolate MELC-2E11 chromosome 11, ASM2691426v1.
tttttacacattatcATACATAACTTTTTCTTAATATCATACAGAACTTTGCCTTATTACCATTCACaactttgtttcattattatacaAACCCTTGCCTATTTATCATACAAAACTTTGTCACATCATATTCAAATAATGCCGATTTAACCTATCAAGAAAACACTCTACAAATACATCCACACTAAAATGGCTACATGTGTtataatcatatcaaaaattgaataaaaaaggtgCTAAAAATCACATTTTGGCGTAATATTgtaaatcaacaaaatcaattaggtatttttttcttaaacactacatgtacctcattaatgtttaatatgtacatttatatcaGTTATAACAAAAAGGCAACATTCACAGTCATGGTATTTACATAAACTAGCACAacaatttgtttcattaaaaagtcTCAGACATTGTCTACAGCACATGAATGAGATTTTTGTGCTCACTTACTTAaatgattttctattttcacacactaaaaaacacacacatattaatacttttcttttattttgacattgacaaaaaaatattcaccGTGGCGTCCTGGGACCATATTCCATATTAAATAATCAACTTAGATCCTACTTAAGTTTAAGGGTTGAATTTGAGTGTTTTAGTTGGAATGTAAAACTGGCCGACATACAGAATGGAATCACCGAGGCAAAGCTAATGATAAGGGTaagaattaaattaaatactgCCTCTGGCGGCATTTCATGAAGAAATCTAGGAATAAGTTCGTACCTAGAAGAGCTTTTCAACAGTGGTACTTGGGATGATATCTTACCTAGGAAGGATTCTCAAACAGCAGTACTGCACTCTTAAAAATCTCTCCTAGATATGAATTCGCTCCTAGAAGTCTTGATAAAAAGAACCCAATCACTATTGAAAATCTCTTCTAGACTTGAGACCATTCTTAAGATTCTAGAAACAACTAGGTGGAAAAGCCTCCTGTTGCTTAAAAAACCCCAGAATACTCTTAAGTCACACAATCATTTTTCAACTTCTGTATAAAAACACTCTTTCATTTTAAGGTAAGCCAGCCTTCATTAGTACAAAAATACTACtagtaaaatttcattttaaaggtacaaaatataaagtgaagatatttttaaagtgtTCACAGAgggattttgaaaatattatgttatttaagataaaaattaataaatttctatataatcatagttttgttttcttacctccctttaatatatcatatcattatAGAAACATCATTATGGTTGTATTCATAAATGTAATCAatgcaaaattaatataatggataatctatataaattaaacatggaaataatcttgatgttaatatctaaaatcctccaacacatctttgcatccctacgatggatggcttaccttaatgcgctaacacatctttgcatccgaATAATGGATGACTTATCTTAATGCACATATATGCATCCTAAAGATGGATTGCTTACCTAAGTTCCACTCACATAAAGgtcttacatttttttttaattttcatgtaATTCAATTTaggcaaacataaattttatcgCTGATTACGTGCTCAGCTGTTTTAACTATTATGCCATTAAGTTAAAGCagaatttataaaaacacaatcaacagtctacaaattgttaaaaaatgttaaaatgactaAAAAATAGACCTGatctatataaaaaacataaatgtagcTTTATTCAACTGACTTATAATGCTTGCTTAATAAAACATGAGATGTCGTTACAATGTATAAAAGAGTTTATCATTTTAGACTCAAAGTATGTCTCTACAATATcaatttgtccaaaatttataATGGTGCAAGAAGAGATTTACAAGGTCTATTCTAAAATGTGACTGAAATTGATAACTATGATCTTGTGCCCTTTGGTACAttataagttattaaaaaaccaagagctgtcacagagcaGCACCTTGACTATTCTGCCACTTTTGGCAGTAATATAACTTGATTATTCGAGTAAGTTGGGTTGTTGAGTACCgttgtatcaagtttcaatgcaatacatcaagtagttgctgagatataaatCTATGTCTGCTTAAATGCAAAATCCAGAATTTAAAAAGGAAGTAATTTCGATAGTTTGGAATACATATATCtaaattttcaatgcaatacatgatgtttttgctgagatcagtggtcgaaattagcacaagcccgcaagccctgcactggtaaaatgtctttcgggcttgctcaaattctgaattttatatagcagggcttttacaaaatttgatgccaagcattAGTATAAGCATTCAGGCTTgttcaaaagtctaatttcgatgactgtgaGATGACTTAAaagtgcttacatgcaaaaccttaaggTGTAACGCTGACACCAACTCTATTGTGAGTAGAATAGCTCTCATTATTCATTGAATAATCAAGCTAAAAATACATTAGTGCCACCTAAAACTAACTGAATAATAAtcttgtttatattgaaattgacATCACCATCACGAAATAACgtcattatacattttttatataaaactagtTTTATAATTCTTGACATGATGTCACAAATAAATAGCACTgaaaaatttggttaaaattcTTTGAGGCCTTAGTAACATTCTGTACCATGGCTTATCAGCCAATACAAGTTTTTCTTAATGCCACACCAACACAGGTGCCTGGAGTCTCGTTCATGACTCTGGTTTGTCGGACACGTCCTCCTGGTTCGATACAGAGTCTATTTCACTATCTCGCCGCGCACTGTCCAACAAAGGAACATCTGCAAAAACACCAACATGTAATGAATACAAACTTTTTAAGGGGCACAATATTGTAAGTTACGGGGTAAGAAGGTGAcctgatatgggatatacggggcaaaggaaacaaTATGGAATGAGAGCTAAGCTCCAACCCGAATATGGCACTTTTTTAATTGGGGAATCAGTAAAATATGTTGCATGCGCtggtaaaatgtacataattttctacgtcaattttttcacatttaagaTATGCAAAAAAAACCCATGTGTTTTAGGTTTGGATCATAAAATATGGCCCTCGGGTATGCTACCAGCTTACGCATGTGTCCTTGGTAATGATTCTCCTCTATAATACTACATTTTCATATATGGAGCTAGTAACATCTATCTGACACCAGTTTCAAAACTTCTCAAGTAGATACtcaaaatatacttaatatCTGTTAGAATTGATGTACAATGATGGTGAAAATTCATCATGTTTAAGAGACCTTTACTTCCATGTTTGGGATAAAAACTTCCAAAAGTGATGGTGAAGATGGTCAAAATTCCGCTTGCAAAttctaaatgtttatttaattatcatcAAAATCTCTAACATGAGATTGTTTTCCTCAGTATAATCTTTTTTAGGACGTATTCTTACCTTCAGTGACGAGACTGCCGTTTGATGAGTTTATGCTGCCAGCGTTGGCCCTGCGCGACATATTGGAATGGTGTGATCCTGTGCTATCCATTGTCTCCACGGTAACAGCCGTACTAGCATCACTCATGCTCACATTCACCGTATCAATAGACCCGAACACTTCCCGATCTGATATGCCATCCCTATTCATTGTACTCGTAGTTAATATCGAATGTCTACTTGTCCCCTCCCCATGGGGTAACTGAGTTGATCGGAAAGTATTAGGAATGCTTGGTAAAGGTCGATATTCCCCGACCTGACCCAGATCGTCATTTCCGACACTATGatgatgaccttgacctctatTATTTCGGTTATTTTCTCTTCTCGTTGCCTCTTCATATGACGGTAAAGCAGCTTGAGCATTATCATACCCGATTAGCAACATACGATCATGTTCATCGAGAGGAGCGCTACGAACGCGGGAGTAAGGGGGCGGCACAGCTGACGTGCGACATAACCGAGGTGGGTGGGGTTTGCGACGACGGAAAACCATAATGACCATGACAAGCACAAGGACACCAAGAACACTGCACGCGGTGGCTAGGACGACTGCCAAGGTGCTCATGTGGTATGTGGATCCGGATGAATTCATGCCTTGGTCCCCGTCTATTTCTGGTTCtgtaaaagataaaaatcaCTGGTTATTGCTAAGGCCTAAAAGTACTTCTTGTTTGGGCAGTCTGACCGAAACCTACTTGTTTGGGTAATGTGACCAAACCTTCCTTATTAAGTAGGTGAACctgacatttttatattgaatcatTTTTTGCAGATTCatttttctgtgtgttttaatatgccaTTTTTGATCCTACATTGCAGGACCGGACCAGTTTTTGCAGgaccaaacattttttgtataccgtaaatgactgggtataagacgatagggggtattagacgcagggaaaaaaatctgtgaaaaatccgagaaaaaaacttttaatctatgtttttggttaaaagacgcatagaaaaaatgtcaaaatcgtccggcattttcagccaccatgtttgttgacagtgacaaaaaaattttttttcgtgaaaatggcgatggttatctttaaaaccatactgtcgagaatgaaaagttatgttaagcaaaaaatattttgacagtgcccaactttgcttttttatatgtacgtttgattattgtttaattcaatttattattcaaaatgatattgaataccgtaattcacaagagttcggacaccattaattaattatttttttcgctctccgaatacatagaaaattatcatttttacattttatttacatgtttgtttaacctgccttttttcttcatgtttgctttttaccacttattaatttatccgtagtaatcaatggtcataaacttatttattacgcctataagtgtaaatccttcatgaagttaattaaaacaccattttatacatgcactgaactgaataaacacattctatcggcttcagttcaaagagtcacactgtgtgacgtcacataacttacagttatgcCCACGAGGatcttatttattaaaagtcAGCGCTTCCAACATTGTCTAAAACACAAGAGTAAATGACTCTTGAGATCTGATTTTCAAGAGTCAAAATCAGATCTTCAAGTGTCATTGTCTGTGTTTTTCTAAGTACTTGGTCTTTCTTTATAAATTATAGTTCTCATCTGTCATAAGATGGCAAGGTACATGATTATCTATACTTCCAaatctttaattaaaaaatattacaattccAGTGTTTTATTAGGATCAGCTGTATTAATTCActttttattcaagaaaaatctcaagaaagagaaaaaaaatatcaatataacttAATAGTATACCCGTGCTCCAGTCAGTATTTGAAAAGGGTAGGGTGCTAGGCTATTAAAAGGCAATTTTGATGTACATTGAATGACCCTTCATGAAGCATTATTGCAAGGGCCAATGATAAAttcttattgtgtatgtgtAGTAACTACTTTCATGCTATGGACACCttagctgttatctttactttaaTGAGTGTCAAAATtaggtatattttttatacttttaatttctgaaatactgctctgtcaaacaaaagggcactgAAGGGTGTGGTAAAAAGGCAGCAGAAGGCTGGAAAAGACCAGCAGGTTACCACACCCTGCTATTTAGGTCTACATGTAGCCTGAGCACTGGACTATACCTTGTTGTCTCATTTCCTGCTCTTAGgtggttaaaaaaaatcccagGGTCAAAACTTGGACATTTATGTTTTGACTTgtatgaacatattatttatttactgcaTGTTCAGTGAAACAGGAATTATGCATGTACTATTCTTTATGTAACCCTATGCATCCTTGCCAGAATCCTACATGCAACAGCGATTGTTGAGTTGCACCGACATCTCTCatttctactttcagtttcactttcatgtttttcattttcaagtaaacaaaaacattcaacgttcctattgtcaatattgcaacactggttttattttttcataaatggcataacaattaaactattatattatataacaatacTCTACACTGGCAACGTTTTACGCAGTAatctcctttcactttcattaaaattgacagaagGTAAGCGCGCACCTGTTTCCCgcgctttttagaccatgtgctacgaaaaatgtttatctttatcTGTTACACATTAAAAtctaatacaaatatatttttaaattgatatagaCATGGTataaaaaacttaaacaaaatatatttaagcattgttgttttttaaaccatcGTACTAAGCGAAGAAGCTGAAGGTATCCGTTAttttgcataatgggcggagttatcACGTCATTGAGTTAAagtgctgctaattgacatGGAAACCGTAGTTTCCAGATCGATAATAAGTTGTCACTTTGGGTGTTAATTGCTCTTGactttaattgattaaaaaggCATTTAGAGCATGCCTTGCGGctcctttaaaatgataataatacaaatttacaataatattacaaatttattaTGCATCATTTTCGGGTCATTTACTATTTCTATTCGTCAAAACCCGAGGAGCTCGGGTCGATAAATGCCCTGATTAAGTTGGTTTGATCAAGTAAACATAGGTTagttaataaaattaacaagttATACGTTTgacacatatttattaaatcattttgccCCAAAAATTATTGCCGGACATGCGGGCCTACAATATAGCTGTGATTATTGGACCTCGCCATTTATTATCGGCGGGAGCCAAGGTCTGGCGAACTTTCATACAGACTGCAAACATGCTATTTTATAGGGCTGAAAAAAAATACCTACTCTACCTGTTCAACACTAAACAGCAATTATTTCTAAGTGATATCTTTTCTACAGCTGATGCTTATATATCAGGGGTGAGAATGGCTTCAAACAAACATCCCTGAATTTCTCGCCAGGGGTCCAGGGTGTCGAGTTACGTCCCATGGCAGGACAAGTGCAGTCCCTTATAGCTCCTGGGCTTGAAGCATTTTGAGAGCCTAAGactgcatttaaacatatctgcACTACCATACaattttgaaacttaaaatattgattaacgttttttttgttcttttctgTTTATTCTGATCAATTTTCCACTGCCTATATAACTAAAATCCTCGATAGATGTGAGTAGCGTCCCAAGTGtttaaagtgaaatataaacaaacacctTTTGTTCAATTTAATTCTCTATTATGCAAATTTATGCCAGAaatggactttgaaaaaaacacgCCAAAAGCCTACTACTAAAGATAAAACCCAGACATCTTTTTGGAGTGAATTTGGGGGAAAAAGAGCTTCCAATACACAGTGATTTACAGAGTTGTTAACTGAAAAATAAGGAGACTAAAATTCAGGTCTGCAAATTCCGAAAGATTCTCAACTCTGATAAAATCATTGAAGTGTATGCAAATGAAGTAAAATCTATCTAAGCAAAGaaaataatcgaaagttcataatatcattttgggatacattttttatacaaagaatGATAATTATCATTTCAATGGTTTCACATGGAGTCAGGTAGTGTGATATAGTTACGCTTTTTGGAACAGTCACTAAATTTCAATCAACTTGTTCTGTctttgaaaactaaataaatgaacaacaacaacaaatcacTTACATCATAATTGCACATCAGATGCAAAATaatgcacaccgcatcaagtgCATATATAAGTTTACAAGTtattaccggaagtaacattagtgACATCGACATCCACTATCAATGGCCAACATTACAATGACAGCGACTATTTATCGCGTGTACTCAATAATCGTTTTATCACTACTTCTTACAAGagtatttaaatgcaaaattccAGCAAAAAATAACTTAACAAATATATGGTAGCATGTCAAATAACTTTACCTCTGATACAGCTAGGCATTTCATAGTCCCAATGCCCATTAGCGCTGCATGTGACAATGGACTGTCCCAGCATGCTGAATCCGTGGTCACACACACACTCTATGTGCAGGCCCTGGTAGAACGGCTCGCAAAACTGCAGGTTTGATTTCGACTCACAATAACACCGACCGTTACTTACAGTGGTGACTGTTGGGCAGTAATGTGCTGACTCTGCAAAACATTATATACTTGATAATTtgaggttgtccggttagcgcagtggttagcacactcgcttctcaccaaggcgacccgggttcgattccaggcccgggcgcatgtgagtttggttagtggtcaccaagcggGGCAAGTTGGTTTTCTCTGGGTTCTCCgttttccccaacaacacaagacctcactctcgcgcaacatcgtgccaacgagagtgacttagtataagctatcatagcttacttcacaatcgttgtaaaatatataatggttaaagtaataTACTTGATTTCGAGCCATGATGTAAAAAGTGAGATTTTATTATGATTACTAGCATTCTCAATACGAGTCACTCAAAAAGATCAAAGTGTCAAAAAGGCaatctttaatatatatgtacattgtagttCCTCATCACTAAATCGttttttaaaatcttataagtttaccaaattttaatt
Coding sequences within:
- the LOC128208873 gene encoding sushi, von Willebrand factor type A, EGF and pentraxin domain-containing protein 1-like, whose amino-acid sequence is MGQYGWSGVLLLSLVAVFYTEAAVLTTPASNDTEEVKNCEPPKSFDNGQYIESVGSPYKIEYTCHLGFILVGPTVQICGEDGGWNPPGLPVCVDALSMSERKANENGGIIQKFDSVKCDRPYLRQGHLEYMAGSEFLVGDMITVKCSDNHALQVSDTIIQELQLVCGQDGSWITVDGFKVKPDCSITLCGPPPEVPYSHIDLSELSPTLMDGEVAFYTCIEGYMLVDPSTNNLTCRNGEWTGSLPACLVIQKCGLPRDVPNGHYSNPETAPKSRNEFSIGSHVKYYCYPGYKLIGDATLFCEQNSKWSHNPPQCIPKDESAHYCPTVTTVSNGRCYCESKSNLQFCEPFYQGLHIECVCDHGFSMLGQSIVTCSANGHWDYEMPSCIREPEIDGDQGMNSSGSTYHMSTLAVVLATACSVLGVLVLVMVIMVFRRRKPHPPRLCRTSAVPPPYSRVRSAPLDEHDRMLLIGYDNAQAALPSYEEATRRENNRNNRGQGHHHSVGNDDLGQVGEYRPLPSIPNTFRSTQLPHGEGTSRHSILTTSTMNRDGISDREVFGSIDTVNVSMSDASTAVTVETMDSTGSHHSNMSRRANAGSINSSNGSLVTEDVPLLDSARRDSEIDSVSNQEDVSDKPES